The Carnobacterium divergens genome includes a window with the following:
- a CDS encoding polyprenyl synthetase family protein — translation MKIHPLWEAYPELKTELEATVNLMENSITIRNKDIEKTIIELIHSGGKLLRPAYTILFSKFGTTQDPKKIQAVAAALEILHMATLIHDDVVDDSPLRRGAPTIQAKYRKDVAVYAGDYLFTVCFKLLSKYSSSIESIQIDTRGMERILMGELDQMHLRYNQKITMRQYLTQISGKTAQLFALSCFSGALEGGSTEKFARSCYYIGSHIGMAFQIMDDILDYSQSAEVFGKPVLEDVRQGVYSAPLIFAIRKNPKAFAPYLSKKAEMTHEDIQAVHQLVLSLGGVSQAQELAEKYTRKALKGIDNLPDIPEKEQISEITKSLLARHL, via the coding sequence ATGAAGATTCATCCACTATGGGAAGCTTACCCTGAACTTAAAACAGAATTAGAAGCGACCGTAAACTTAATGGAAAACAGCATCACAATCCGAAATAAAGATATTGAAAAAACAATTATTGAGTTGATTCATTCAGGTGGTAAACTTTTGCGACCTGCTTACACGATTTTATTTTCAAAATTTGGAACTACGCAAGATCCTAAAAAAATTCAAGCTGTAGCAGCTGCTCTAGAAATCTTACACATGGCGACATTGATTCACGATGATGTTGTTGACGATTCCCCACTTAGACGTGGTGCACCAACCATTCAAGCTAAATACCGCAAAGACGTTGCCGTTTATGCAGGTGACTATTTATTTACCGTTTGTTTTAAATTATTATCAAAATATTCAAGTTCAATTGAAAGCATTCAAATCGATACTAGAGGCATGGAACGTATTTTAATGGGCGAGTTGGATCAAATGCACTTACGATACAATCAAAAAATTACGATGAGACAGTATTTAACGCAAATATCTGGTAAAACAGCTCAACTTTTTGCATTAAGTTGTTTTTCGGGCGCATTAGAAGGTGGCTCTACTGAAAAGTTTGCTCGTTCTTGCTATTATATAGGCAGCCATATTGGCATGGCCTTTCAAATTATGGATGATATTCTTGATTATTCTCAATCAGCAGAAGTATTTGGCAAACCTGTTTTAGAAGACGTGCGTCAAGGTGTTTACAGCGCTCCATTGATTTTCGCCATTCGTAAAAATCCTAAAGCTTTTGCTCCTTACCTTTCAAAAAAAGCGGAGATGACTCATGAAGATATCCAAGCCGTTCATCAGCTTGTTTTATCCCTTGGTGGTGTCTCTCAAGCACAGGAATTAGCTGAAAAATATACACGTAAAGCTTTAAAGGGTATTGATAATCTTCCTGATATTCCTGAAAAAGAACAAATTAGCGAGATTACTAAAAGTCTTCTAGCGCGACATCTATAA
- a CDS encoding Gx transporter family protein produces the protein MTRNQKIVYIALLAAQGVVIGLIERSIPFPFAFAPGAKLGLANLITIISIFTLPVKDSFTVVWMRLLLTTLLGGTLSTFMYSCAGALLSYVGMLAVKQLGPKRVSIIGISATGGILHNVGQLMIASWIAQTWTVMLYLPVLAFLGILSGIAIGIAANYLLEHVQTLRDFKAMYHPLSDHRMKGESQ, from the coding sequence ATGACTCGAAATCAAAAGATTGTTTATATTGCTTTACTAGCCGCACAAGGAGTTGTAATCGGGCTTATTGAACGCAGCATTCCCTTCCCATTTGCTTTTGCTCCTGGAGCAAAGCTTGGCTTAGCAAACTTAATTACAATTATTTCTATTTTTACATTGCCAGTTAAAGACAGCTTTACGGTTGTCTGGATGCGACTTTTACTGACCACATTATTAGGTGGAACCTTATCAACATTCATGTATAGTTGCGCAGGTGCTTTATTGAGTTACGTTGGCATGCTAGCAGTAAAACAATTGGGACCAAAACGCGTCAGTATTATTGGAATCAGTGCGACTGGTGGCATTTTACATAACGTGGGTCAACTGATGATCGCCAGTTGGATTGCTCAAACTTGGACGGTCATGCTCTATTTGCCTGTGTTGGCCTTTTTAGGTATTTTATCTGGTATTGCTATTGGCATTGCCGCCAATTATTTATTAGAACATGTCCAAACATTACGCGATTTCAAAGCAATGTATCACCCACTTTCTGATCATCGTATGAAAGGAGAATCCCAATGA
- a CDS encoding FAD-dependent oxidoreductase: MPEKNIVVIGAGYAGVAATKKLAKKYKKNKDVTITLIDRHSYHTMMTELHEIAGARVEPNAVQYDLQRLFCRLKNVKLVTDNVTDINHDTKVVTTEQGSYSYDYLVLGMGGEPNDFGTPGVKDFGFTLWSWEDAMKLRTHIEETVAKAAKIRDEATRKAMLTFTVCGSGFTGIEMVGELLEWKERLAKDNKISAEEITLYVVEAAPTILNMLDRNDAGKAERYMTKKGIKILTDSPIVEVKEDHILLKSGESIPTHTLIWTAGVRANSDTAEFGMEAARAGRLVANQYMEAKDLKDVYVIGDLVYFEEFENTPTPQIVQAAECTAHTAAANIIAEIDGTEKHEYKGNYQGFMVSIGSRYGVACLFEKIHLSGFLAILMKHIVNLKYFFDIRSGYYAFQYIMHEFFHIKDKRNIFRGHLSRYGNVLWSVPLRVFYGSMWLLEAGKKTFGWFGGESWFGDSVKLPFAWLQEATSGASEAAAGAADAVVETAKPVFGFSYAYGEEPMMVFDKAPKWFEWMMEKMIPTPEVALFFQKTMTIIELLIALAIIAGLFTWLSNAATIALVISFALSGMFYWVNIWFIFAAIALMNGSGRAFGLDYYVIPWVQKVAGKWWYGTPKSLYDGK, translated from the coding sequence ATGCCCGAAAAGAATATTGTTGTTATCGGCGCAGGTTATGCTGGAGTAGCTGCTACTAAAAAGTTAGCGAAAAAGTACAAGAAGAACAAAGATGTTACGATTACCTTGATCGACCGTCACTCATACCACACTATGATGACTGAATTACATGAAATAGCAGGCGCTCGTGTTGAGCCTAATGCTGTTCAATATGACTTACAACGCCTATTTTGTCGTTTGAAAAATGTTAAATTAGTAACAGATAATGTTACTGACATTAATCACGATACAAAAGTGGTTACTACTGAACAAGGTTCATACAGCTATGACTACCTAGTTTTAGGTATGGGTGGCGAACCTAATGACTTTGGTACCCCTGGTGTTAAAGATTTCGGTTTCACTTTATGGTCATGGGAAGACGCAATGAAATTACGTACTCATATCGAAGAAACAGTAGCCAAAGCTGCTAAAATCCGCGATGAAGCAACACGTAAAGCGATGTTAACTTTCACTGTCTGTGGTTCTGGATTTACTGGGATTGAAATGGTCGGAGAATTGTTAGAATGGAAAGAACGCCTTGCAAAAGACAATAAAATTTCTGCTGAAGAAATTACATTATATGTAGTTGAAGCTGCACCAACCATTTTAAATATGTTAGATCGTAATGACGCTGGTAAAGCAGAACGTTACATGACTAAAAAAGGCATTAAAATTTTAACTGATTCACCAATCGTTGAAGTGAAAGAAGATCATATCTTATTAAAATCAGGCGAAAGCATCCCAACTCACACATTGATTTGGACTGCTGGTGTTAGAGCGAACTCTGATACTGCTGAATTTGGTATGGAAGCAGCTCGCGCTGGACGTTTAGTTGCCAATCAATATATGGAAGCAAAAGATTTAAAAGACGTTTACGTTATTGGCGATTTAGTGTACTTTGAAGAGTTTGAAAATACTCCAACACCACAAATCGTTCAAGCCGCTGAATGTACAGCTCATACTGCAGCTGCTAACATCATTGCTGAAATTGACGGTACTGAAAAACATGAATACAAAGGAAATTATCAAGGATTCATGGTATCAATCGGTAGCCGTTATGGCGTTGCTTGTTTATTTGAAAAAATTCACTTAAGTGGTTTCTTAGCTATTTTAATGAAACACATTGTTAATTTGAAATACTTCTTTGATATTCGTTCAGGATACTATGCATTCCAATACATTATGCATGAGTTCTTCCACATTAAAGACAAACGCAATATCTTCCGTGGTCACTTATCTCGTTATGGGAATGTGCTATGGAGTGTTCCACTTCGAGTGTTCTACGGTAGTATGTGGCTCCTTGAAGCCGGTAAGAAAACCTTTGGTTGGTTTGGTGGAGAATCATGGTTTGGCGATTCTGTAAAACTTCCATTTGCTTGGTTACAAGAAGCAACAAGTGGTGCATCTGAAGCCGCTGCTGGCGCTGCTGATGCTGTTGTTGAAACTGCAAAACCTGTATTCGGTTTTAGTTATGCATATGGCGAAGAACCTATGATGGTCTTTGACAAAGCTCCTAAATGGTTTGAATGGATGATGGAAAAAATGATCCCAACTCCTGAAGTTGCTTTATTCTTCCAAAAAACAATGACAATCATTGAATTATTAATTGCACTTGCTATTATTGCAGGTCTATTCACTTGGTTAAGCAATGCTGCTACAATTGCTTTAGTAATCAGCTTCGCATTATCAGGTATGTTCTACTGGGTAAATATTTGGTTTATTTTCGCCGCTATTGCATTAATGAATGGTTCTGGTCGTGCCTTTGGTTTAGACTACTATGTCATCCCTTGGGTTCAAAAAGTCGCTGGAAAATGGTGGTATGGAACACCTAAATCTCTTTACGACGGAAAATAA